The proteins below are encoded in one region of Oreochromis niloticus isolate F11D_XX linkage group LG6, O_niloticus_UMD_NMBU, whole genome shotgun sequence:
- the si:ch211-113e8.11 gene encoding uncharacterized protein si:ch211-113e8.11: protein MNSLVGYGVSSDSDSDGAAEDVNSGKAGSGKTCEEEAPFKKTRNFLLESGSASSESEAEDEDPESSPPPTSAARPSKLPTPSLDSITSKKLPSPPLNASSDSSVFANPFKAQADQKLSALQKHVPLTMQAKPSQIGGKRICVSYRKDGRCRFGIKCKFAHDSDLQKPVISTDCHPPESEETPETGGGSSGGRYKRETKEEEPEGQHVKKKRVGLSDSLIPPKRAMKQYTMQRNRERANMS from the exons ATGAACTCTCTGGTTGGATACGGAGTGTCCTCTGACTCCGACAGCGATGGCGCTGCAGAGGATGTAAACAGTGGCAAAGCTGG CTCTGGGAAAACGTGTGAAGAGGAAGCGCCTTTTAAAAAGACCCGCAACTTTTTGCTGGAGTCTGGTTCAGCTTCCAGTGAATCGGAGGCAGAGGACGAGGATCCAGAGTCCTCACCACCACCCACTTCGGCAGCCCGCCCTTCCAAACTGCCTACTCCTTCGCTGGATTCCATCACCTCTAAAAAACTGCCCTCTCCACCGCTAAATGCGTCATCTGACAGCAGCGTGTTTGCCAACCCATTTAAGGCTCAAGCAGACCAGAAGCTCAGCGCCCTGCAGAAGCACGTCCCCCTCACCATGCAGGCCAAACCCTCCCAGATAGGAGGTAAAAGGATATGCGTGTCCTACAGGAAAGATGGAAGGTGCAGGTTTGGGATCAAATGTAAATTTGCTCATGACAGTGACCTCCAGAAGCCAGTCATCTCCACTGACTGTCATCCACCTGAGAGTGAAGAGACACCAGAAACTGGAGGCGGTTCATCTGGCGGAAGGTACAAGAGGGAAACAAAAGAGGAAGAGCCAGAAGGGCAGCatgtgaagaagaagagggtCGGACTGAGTGACAGCTTGATTCCTCCTAAAAGAGCTATGAAGCAATATACGATGCAAAGGAACAGAGAGCGAGCCAATATGTCCTGA
- the zfp91 gene encoding E3 ubiquitin-protein ligase ZFP91 isoform X1, protein MEPAGDRTGNVNKGEDPTEYKAAEETPGTSTAGTPRRALRERGAGRPRSGVTASVADVNGGTSSPQTSGRVLRDRSTRAVPAWLKDTKSSDDDEDEPSPDAGATKRRKVSNSRRKKISEAAGSAEAAGDSLQGTEQEDAKKPATDAQALPSRRPSAQTHAKPPSGRAVHSSAKPVCKTEPGMENPAAVEGEVDDKDKYEIEKKEEENTGAAEPGLDDEDPSFQDDPDNLNYQPQSQSSVEEEEVLSSEEDVPFRDDLNDQSYDPKVERDAPKPKRRAPPRPKEKKEKEKPLKKEKEVAEIKVEGSDNVESMQEEVKLEEEVVEDPDGPRKRGRRKKDDKTPRLPKRRKKPPVQYVRCEMEGCGTVLAHPRYLQHHIKYQHLLKKKYVCPHPSCGRLFRLQKQLLRHAKHHTDQRDYICEFCARAFKSSHNLAVHRMIHTGEKPLQCEICGFTCRQKASLNWHMKKHDADATYQFSCSICGKKFEKKDCVVAHKAKSHPEVLIAEALAANAGALITTPASLLELPGNPAQAEVTGLDANQVGQDGQVDQLGQDGQHVPQVSQMGHVTQQVSHQVVLLGQDQSLHTMQVPVTIALSPIDPPSPAENQQQTQLQLQMPVQFVQTAQQPQQPQIQQLTLHSNSVVTQHQPQLQPLQSYTSQQQSQGQTQILQMTFQPVSQSQTHIQQIPILAASQQLQPLQTASPSPPLMSTSQTQSQVPVSTSGDSFMLDNPVLSSSSPSATSLQQTEVVGEDGVIWEQAGQGEVLADGTGRHMQQTLM, encoded by the exons ATGGAACCAGCCGGTGATCGAACCGGGAATGTAAATAAAGGTGAAGATCCGACGGAGTACAAGGCCGCAGAGGAGACCCCGGGCACCAGTACAGCTGGTACGCCACGGAGGGCGCTGAGGGAGCGGGGAGCGGGCCGCCCTAGGTCTGGCGTCACCGCTTCTGTAGCGGACGTTAACGGCGGTACGTCGAGCCCGCAGACTTCGGGACGGGTTTTAAGAGATAGGTCAACGAGGGCAGTACCGGCCTGGCTGAAAGACACCAAAAGCAGCGACGACGACGAGGACGAACCTAGCCCGGACGCCGGTGCGACCAAGCGGAGGAAAGTTTCCAACTCCAGGCGGAAGAAAATTTCAGAAGCTGCAGGTTCGGCTGAGGCTGCGGGAGACAGCCTTCAAGGCACAGA GCAAGAGGACGCCAAGAAACCTGCCACAGATGCCCAAG CCCTTCCCTCCAGACGCCCCTCAGCCCAGACTCATGCCAAGCCCCCATCTGGCAGGGCTGTCCACAGCTCTGCCAAGCCCGTGTGCAAGACTGAACCTGGAATGGAGAATCCAGCTG CTGTGGAAGGAGAGGTAGATGATAAAGACAAGTATGAAAT tgaaaagaaagaggaggaaaacaCCGGCGCTGCTGAACCAGGCTTGGATGATGAAGATCCTTCTTTTCAGGATGACCCAGACAATCTCAACTACCAGCCACAGAGTCAGAG CagtgtagaagaagaagaggtcCTTAGCAGCGAGGAGGATGTTCCCTTTAGAGACGACTTAAACGATCAAAGCTACGACCCGAAGGTTGAAAg ggATGCTCCTAAACCAAAGCGCAGAGCTCCTCCTAGACCcaaggagaagaaagaaaaggagaaaccactgaagaaagagaaggaggtTGCTGAGATAAAAGTGGAAGGCTCAGACAACGTAGAGAGCATGCAGGAGGAAGTAAAGCTTGAAGAGGAAGTAGTGGAAGATCCAGATGGACCCAGGAA GAGAGGTCGGCGGAAAAAAGACGACAAAACCCCACGGCTGCCAAAGAGAAG GAAGAAGCCCCCAGTTCAGTATGTGCGCTGCGAAATGGAAGGATGTGGGACAGTGCTGGCTCATCCTCGCTACTTACAG CACCATATTAAGTACCAGCACTTACTCAAGAAGAAGTATGTTTGTCCTCATCCTTCTTGTGGGAGGCTTTTCCGCCTACAGAAGCAGCTGCTGCGTCATGCGAAGCACCACACAG ACCAGAGGGACTACATCTGTGAGTTTTGTGCTCGCGCCTTCAAGAGTTCCCACAATCTGGCTGTGCACCGCATGATACACACTGGAGAGAAGCCCCTACA GTGTGAGATCTGTGGCTTCACCTGTCGCCAGAAGGCATCTCTCAACTGGCACATGAAGAAGCACGACGCTGATGCTACCTATCAGTTCTCCTGCTCTATTTGTGGCAAGAAGTTTGAGAAGAAGGACTGTGTGGTGGCACACAAGGCCAAGAGCCACCCGGAGGTGCTAATTGCTGAGGCACTGGCAGCAAATGCCGGCGCTCTCATCACAACCCCTGCCTCTCTCTTGGAGCTCCCGGGAAATCCTGCGCAAGCAGAGGTCACTGGCTTGGACGCAAACCAAGTTGGGCAAGACGGCCAGGTGGACCAGCTGGGCCAGGATGGGCAGCATGTGCCTCAGGTCTCCCAGATGGGTCATGTGACCCAGCAGGTGAGTCACCAGGTGGTTTTGCTGGGACAAGATCAGAGCCTCCACACCATGCAGGTGCCTGTGACAATTGCTCTGTCCCCTATCGACCCCCCATCACCGGCTGAGAACCAGCAGCAGACCCAGCTCCAGCTTCAGATGCCCGTCCAGTTTGTGCAGACTGCCCAGCAGCCTCAGCAGCCCCAAATCCAACAGCTGACCCTCCATTCCAACTCAGTCGTGACCCAGCATCAACCgcagctgcagcctcttcagTCATACACTTCCCAGCAGCAGAGCCAGGGCCAGACACAAATCCTACAGATGACCTTCCAGCCTGTCAGCCAGTCCCAGACCCACATCCAGCAGATCCCCATTCTAGCAGCCTCTCAGCAGCTCCAGCCCCTGCAGACAGCATCCCCGAGCCCTCCTCTCATGTCCACTTCGCAAACCCAGAGCCAGGTTCCTGTCTCCACCAGCGGGGACAGCTTTATGTTGGACAATCCGGtgctctcttcctcctctccctcaGCCACCTCTCTTCAGCAGACAGAAGTGGTGGGGGAGGATGGTGTAATCTGGGAGCAGGCCGGGCAGGGGGAGGTCCTAGCCGATGGCACTGGGAGACACATGCAGCAGACCCTCATGTAA
- the zfp91 gene encoding E3 ubiquitin-protein ligase ZFP91 isoform X2, with protein sequence MEPAGDRTGNVNKGEDPTEYKAAEETPGTSTAGTPRRALRERGAGRPRSGVTASVADVNGGTSSPQTSGRVLRDRSTRAVPAWLKDTKSSDDDEDEPSPDAGATKRRKVSNSRRKKISEAAGSAEAAGDSLQGTEQEDAKKPATDAQALPSRRPSAQTHAKPPSGRAVHSSAKPVCKTEPGMENPAAVEGEVDDKDKYEIEKKEEENTGAAEPGLDDEDPSFQDDPDNLNYQPQSQSVEEEEVLSSEEDVPFRDDLNDQSYDPKVERDAPKPKRRAPPRPKEKKEKEKPLKKEKEVAEIKVEGSDNVESMQEEVKLEEEVVEDPDGPRKRGRRKKDDKTPRLPKRRKKPPVQYVRCEMEGCGTVLAHPRYLQHHIKYQHLLKKKYVCPHPSCGRLFRLQKQLLRHAKHHTDQRDYICEFCARAFKSSHNLAVHRMIHTGEKPLQCEICGFTCRQKASLNWHMKKHDADATYQFSCSICGKKFEKKDCVVAHKAKSHPEVLIAEALAANAGALITTPASLLELPGNPAQAEVTGLDANQVGQDGQVDQLGQDGQHVPQVSQMGHVTQQVSHQVVLLGQDQSLHTMQVPVTIALSPIDPPSPAENQQQTQLQLQMPVQFVQTAQQPQQPQIQQLTLHSNSVVTQHQPQLQPLQSYTSQQQSQGQTQILQMTFQPVSQSQTHIQQIPILAASQQLQPLQTASPSPPLMSTSQTQSQVPVSTSGDSFMLDNPVLSSSSPSATSLQQTEVVGEDGVIWEQAGQGEVLADGTGRHMQQTLM encoded by the exons ATGGAACCAGCCGGTGATCGAACCGGGAATGTAAATAAAGGTGAAGATCCGACGGAGTACAAGGCCGCAGAGGAGACCCCGGGCACCAGTACAGCTGGTACGCCACGGAGGGCGCTGAGGGAGCGGGGAGCGGGCCGCCCTAGGTCTGGCGTCACCGCTTCTGTAGCGGACGTTAACGGCGGTACGTCGAGCCCGCAGACTTCGGGACGGGTTTTAAGAGATAGGTCAACGAGGGCAGTACCGGCCTGGCTGAAAGACACCAAAAGCAGCGACGACGACGAGGACGAACCTAGCCCGGACGCCGGTGCGACCAAGCGGAGGAAAGTTTCCAACTCCAGGCGGAAGAAAATTTCAGAAGCTGCAGGTTCGGCTGAGGCTGCGGGAGACAGCCTTCAAGGCACAGA GCAAGAGGACGCCAAGAAACCTGCCACAGATGCCCAAG CCCTTCCCTCCAGACGCCCCTCAGCCCAGACTCATGCCAAGCCCCCATCTGGCAGGGCTGTCCACAGCTCTGCCAAGCCCGTGTGCAAGACTGAACCTGGAATGGAGAATCCAGCTG CTGTGGAAGGAGAGGTAGATGATAAAGACAAGTATGAAAT tgaaaagaaagaggaggaaaacaCCGGCGCTGCTGAACCAGGCTTGGATGATGAAGATCCTTCTTTTCAGGATGACCCAGACAATCTCAACTACCAGCCACAGAGTCAGAG tgtagaagaagaagaggtcCTTAGCAGCGAGGAGGATGTTCCCTTTAGAGACGACTTAAACGATCAAAGCTACGACCCGAAGGTTGAAAg ggATGCTCCTAAACCAAAGCGCAGAGCTCCTCCTAGACCcaaggagaagaaagaaaaggagaaaccactgaagaaagagaaggaggtTGCTGAGATAAAAGTGGAAGGCTCAGACAACGTAGAGAGCATGCAGGAGGAAGTAAAGCTTGAAGAGGAAGTAGTGGAAGATCCAGATGGACCCAGGAA GAGAGGTCGGCGGAAAAAAGACGACAAAACCCCACGGCTGCCAAAGAGAAG GAAGAAGCCCCCAGTTCAGTATGTGCGCTGCGAAATGGAAGGATGTGGGACAGTGCTGGCTCATCCTCGCTACTTACAG CACCATATTAAGTACCAGCACTTACTCAAGAAGAAGTATGTTTGTCCTCATCCTTCTTGTGGGAGGCTTTTCCGCCTACAGAAGCAGCTGCTGCGTCATGCGAAGCACCACACAG ACCAGAGGGACTACATCTGTGAGTTTTGTGCTCGCGCCTTCAAGAGTTCCCACAATCTGGCTGTGCACCGCATGATACACACTGGAGAGAAGCCCCTACA GTGTGAGATCTGTGGCTTCACCTGTCGCCAGAAGGCATCTCTCAACTGGCACATGAAGAAGCACGACGCTGATGCTACCTATCAGTTCTCCTGCTCTATTTGTGGCAAGAAGTTTGAGAAGAAGGACTGTGTGGTGGCACACAAGGCCAAGAGCCACCCGGAGGTGCTAATTGCTGAGGCACTGGCAGCAAATGCCGGCGCTCTCATCACAACCCCTGCCTCTCTCTTGGAGCTCCCGGGAAATCCTGCGCAAGCAGAGGTCACTGGCTTGGACGCAAACCAAGTTGGGCAAGACGGCCAGGTGGACCAGCTGGGCCAGGATGGGCAGCATGTGCCTCAGGTCTCCCAGATGGGTCATGTGACCCAGCAGGTGAGTCACCAGGTGGTTTTGCTGGGACAAGATCAGAGCCTCCACACCATGCAGGTGCCTGTGACAATTGCTCTGTCCCCTATCGACCCCCCATCACCGGCTGAGAACCAGCAGCAGACCCAGCTCCAGCTTCAGATGCCCGTCCAGTTTGTGCAGACTGCCCAGCAGCCTCAGCAGCCCCAAATCCAACAGCTGACCCTCCATTCCAACTCAGTCGTGACCCAGCATCAACCgcagctgcagcctcttcagTCATACACTTCCCAGCAGCAGAGCCAGGGCCAGACACAAATCCTACAGATGACCTTCCAGCCTGTCAGCCAGTCCCAGACCCACATCCAGCAGATCCCCATTCTAGCAGCCTCTCAGCAGCTCCAGCCCCTGCAGACAGCATCCCCGAGCCCTCCTCTCATGTCCACTTCGCAAACCCAGAGCCAGGTTCCTGTCTCCACCAGCGGGGACAGCTTTATGTTGGACAATCCGGtgctctcttcctcctctccctcaGCCACCTCTCTTCAGCAGACAGAAGTGGTGGGGGAGGATGGTGTAATCTGGGAGCAGGCCGGGCAGGGGGAGGTCCTAGCCGATGGCACTGGGAGACACATGCAGCAGACCCTCATGTAA
- the rbm47 gene encoding LOW QUALITY PROTEIN: RNA-binding protein 47 (The sequence of the model RefSeq protein was modified relative to this genomic sequence to represent the inferred CDS: inserted 1 base in 1 codon), with protein MTAEDPASPSTMSNNAAPSKSSKSSGAHHSHHGQLNIPEGVAGAPNEAALVALMERTGYSMVQENGQRKYGPPPGWNAPSPPRGCEIFVGKIPRDVYEDELVPVFESVGRIYEMRLMMDFDGKNRGYAFVMYTEKHEAKRAVRELNNYEVRPGRLLGVCSSVDNCRLFIGGIPKTKKREEILEEVSKVTEGVLDVIVYASAADKMKNRGFAFVEYESHRAAAMARRKLMPGRIQLWGHQIAVDWAEPEIDVDEDVMETVKILYVRNLMMETSEEAIRQIFSQFNPGCVERVKKIRDYAFVHFTSRDDAVLAMDNLNGTEVEGSCIEVTLAKPVDKEQYSRQKASKGGASATSEPTQQNYVYQCDPYTLAYYGYPYNTLIGPNREYFVKAGTVRGRGRATTGNRTPGPRGSYLGGYSAGRGIYSRYHEGKTRQPEKSYELMPSLELAASVNPVGIKHGTMALQTLGGQYPVFSATPAAKLMEEGKVHTVEHLINPLAMQHPEHSPAATAAAAATVLPAVSTPPPFQGRPITPVYAMAHNVQRIPAAGGLYGPGYVPITNYTANTAALAALQXNAAVAAAAYGGYTGYAVPQAFPATAFQLPIHDVYQTY; from the exons ATGACAGCTGAAGATCCTGCTTCTCCTTCGACCATGAGTAACAACGCTGCCCCCTCCAAATCCTCCAAATCCTCTGGTGCCCATCACTCTCACCATGGACAGCTCAACATCCCTGAGGGTGTTGCTGGTGCACCTAATGAGGCCGCATTGGTGGCCCTGATGGAGCGTACTGGCTACAGTATGGTCCAGGAAAATGGTCAGCGAAAGTACGGTCCCCCTCCTGGTTGGAATGCTCCATCTCCTCCTCGAGGCTGTGAGATCTTTGTCGGAAAGATTCCGCGGGATGTTTATGAAGATGAGTTGGTCCCAGTGTTTGAGTCCGTAGGACGCATCTATGAGATGCGCTTGATGATGGACTTTGATGGGAAAAATCGAGGGTATGCTTTTGTGATGTACACAGAGAAACATGAGGCCAAGAGAGCCGTGCGGGAGCTGAATAATTACGAAGTGCGGCCTGGGCGGCTGCTGGGTGTCTGCTCCTCCGTGGACAACTGCCGTCTTTTCATTGGTGGCATTCCCAAGACCAAGAAGCGTGAGGAGATCCTGGAAGAGGTCTCTAAGGTGACAGAAGGCGTATTAGATGTGATAGTTTATGCCAGCGCTGCAGACAAGATGAAGAACCGTGGCTTTGCCTTTGTAGAGTATGAGTCACATCGTGCAGCAGCCATGGCTCGCAGGAAGCTGATGCCTGGACGCATTCAGCTTTGGGGCCACCAGATTGCAGTGGACTGGGCAGAGCCAGAGATTGATGTAGATGAAGACGTGATGGAAACAGTGAAGATCTTGTATGTCAGGAATCTAATGATGGAAACCAGCGAGGAGGCGATCAGACAG ATTTTCAGCCAGTTTAACCCTGGATGTGTAGAGCGTGTAAAGAAAATCCGTGACTACGCCTTTGTTCACTTTACCTCCCGGGACGATGCTGTGTTGGCTATGGACAACCTCAATGGCACAGAGGTAGAAGGGTCCTGCATCGAGGTGACGCTCGCCAAACCCGTCGATAAAGAGCAGTACTCACGCCAGAAGGCCTCAAAGGGGGGAGCCTCCGCCACTTCAGAGCCTACTCAGCAGAACTACGTTTATCAGTGTGATCCCTACACATTGGCATACTATGGTTATCCCTACAACACCCTCATTGGACCCAACAGAGAGTACTTCGTCAAAG CAGGTACTGTGAGAGGTCGTGGTCGTGCTACTACAGGTAATCGTACCCCTGGGCCACGGGGGTCGTACCTCGGAGGTTACTCTGCCGGTCGTGGCATCTACAGCCGCTACCACGAGGGCAAGACCAGGCAGCCTGAAAAGTCCTATGAGCTGATGCCCAGTCTGGAGCTCGCTGCTTCCGTCAACCCAGTTGGCATCAAACATGGCACAA TGGCATTACAGACTCTGGGTGGGCAGTACCCAGTGTTCAGCGCCACTCCTGCAGCCAAGCTGATGGAGGAGGGGAAGGTGCACACAGTGGAGCATCTTATCAACCCTCTGGCCATGCAGCACCCTGAACACTCccctgctgctactgctgctgctgctgccaccgTCCTACCTGCGGTCTCTACCCCTCCACCCTTCCAG GGCCGTCCAATCACTCCAGTCTATGCCATGGCCCACAACGTACAGCGCATCCCAGCAGCTGGTGGTCTGTATGGACCTGGGTACGTCCCCATCACAAACTACACTGCCAACACAGCAGCTCTGGCTGCTCTGC AAAACGCAGCCGTGGCGGCTGCAGCATACGGAGGTTACACCGGCTACGCGGTGCCCCAGGCTTTCCCCGCCACAGCCTTCCAGCTGCCCATCCATGATGTCTACCAGACATACTGA